TGAATAGTTTGGAGGTTGAATCTACAGTCGTGGAATGCAAGATTGAGCATCCGTTCTCGTGTTGATTGATCTCTTTCCGCCGTCAGCCTGATGGTGGTGGGCGCACAGCAACACAACCATGGTGGCGGTGGTGTTCTTCTGCTACAACCGAACAGTACATGCTCCTTCCATCTTGCAACCCCCTCCGTGGTGCTCTGAATCATGGCCCTCATGGCCTGGTGGTGTGTGTGAGTTCGTGTGCGTCTTGTGTTGATGTTGATGAGGACAACATGTTTGAATACCCCTTGAACATGAGGTTGTACTTGTATATATTCCTTTAAAATTGTAGTGTTTCTAGGTCTCCAAGAACATTGTTCTAGTCCAAAAATTCATGTCTTGTTTGTTTTTCAATAGCAGACCTTCGTGAAATACTTATATTCGTgtctccaaaaattcaaatgtgttACTCCATAACCGCAACCACCTTACTTGATGTAAGCATAACTGCGTTTCAGGTCTGGGTCTTGAGTTGGTCCGCAAAAGCACTCCATAGGCCATCATTATGTTCGTGTCGAGGAATATGTAGCAGTTTCCACTCAGAAGACTCCATGTGCACAACAAGATGCTTTACTTCTGCTAGGAACGCCAAGGGGAACAATGGTTCTAAACCTAGTACAAACACTACCGTGAAGGTGACTGGCTGTGTTCTTTGGCTCGAACTCTGTACATTTATTTAGGAGTTCAAATTATAATTCCATATACTAAACATTTGAGTCTGATCTTTCTATTTGTGATTTTCAGGTAAAGAAGAAAAGAGCTAAGACCTGAAGTAACTAGTTTGTTCTTGTGCTCGTCCTTGCTAGCTCACTACATCGACCAGGCCTGTTGCTGCTCTGACCTGTAGGAGAACTAATGCTCCAACTACGTCCCCGTGTCCAAAAGTAAGCACCTTTATTTCTATCTCCCTGCCCCTTGAATTGCTTGGCTCGGTTTTGCGTTTGAATTCATGCTTTGATTCCATTTTGCTCAGGTCACATTGTTGTTCCAGTGGTGGTGTGGTGGCGTTGGTGCCCTCCGATGGTGTTCTGGTGGTGGTGCCCTCTGTGTGTTCCGGTGGTGGTGCCCTATGGTGGTTGTCCACCAGAGCTGCTAGCGGCAACCACGTGAGCTCCTACTAGTGCTGCTGGCGTCCAGTACAACCTGCTGCCCTTGCCTTCTTCGACCTGGAGCTGACGTCCCCGTGCCCGAAAGTAAGCATTTTTCTTTCCATCTCCCTCCTCCTTGAACCGCTTGGCTCAGATCTGCGTTTGAATGCATGCTTCGATTCCATTTTTCTCAGGTCAAGTTGTTGTTTTGGTGGTGGTGTGGTGGCGCTGGCGCCCTCCGTTGGTGTTCTGGTGGCGGTGCCCTCCGTTGGTATTCTGGTGGTGGTGTCCTCTGGTGGTGTTGTTCACCGGAGCTGCTGCCGGCAACCACGGGAACTCCTGCTGCCGCTGGTGCTGCTGGCAGTCTAGTACGACCTGCTGCCCCTGCCTTCTTCGACCTGGACGTCTCCTACATCACAATGTCCCCCCTCTGAAGGTCTCCCTTTCTCTCTTGATAACTCCCTGTTTTCCCTGGACTGTGCTGTTTATGTTTGCTAGAGTGGGAAAATGTGATTCCTGCATGGAAAGATTAGATTTTTAGTTTCTCTAACTAATTTCCTTAATCAAAATTTGAGTATGGGCACTTCCGCTAATTTGAGGGCAAAACATTGTTCAAATGTCGAGGATATCTTGTGCTGCCCTTATTTAACTATGCTTTGGACTAGATCCAGCATGACTGCAGATTGCAATGGCAATGCCATGAGCAACACTTATCTATAACGACGTAAGAGTAGAAtgcacatgtgtgtttgagttGCTAGAATGTGCCCTTATTGATCTATGCTTTGGATTAGATCCAGCATGACTGCAGATTGCAATGCCATGAGAAGCACTTAATCTATAATGACGTAAGAGTAGAAtgcacatgtgtgtttgagttGCTTGAACATGCTCTAATAATTTGCTCATCTGCCTTTGCATTATTAAGGAAAGTTTGTGCTAGTGATAATATAAATCATTGCTTGGGATTTGAGTCTATGCTACTTATGCATAGCTGGTACTACTGTACCTTGTGTGGTCTTGCTCTATATGTTGGTTTCTTATTTAATAGGTGTTGACACTAGTTTCTTATATGATTTTATAATAAAACATATACTATGTTACAAGGCACATTTTGGTTGCTGGTACCTGAGCCTCTTGGTTTTCATCACCTGGGACAAATATTTTTAAGCAGGTGGTGGTGATACATTAAGCCAGTGCTTGATGTAAATAGGAGATAGTAGGTACTAGTCATTTTGAAGTTATTTATGATTAGAAATCCATCAAAATAAATTGTTTTATGCATGTTTGTGGCCACAAGCAGAAGAGATTTTAACATGTTGTTGGTTCTACTTTCTTTCCAGCCTTGCTATTTTGTCTTATAGCATTGTTTTGTATGGTGTGCAGCCCTAGTGGTGGAAGTTCATCCAGGCGGCAACATTTCATAAAGAAGGTTCTTGTAAAGAAGTATTCATTGGAGCACTACACGGCCCGTCCTCGTGTGGCTCCGCAGACATGGTCTATTGCCAACTGGCTCGGGCGGTGCGGCTTGCCTCCGGTCCGTTATGCCTTGACCCGGCGGCGTATGCAGTACTGTTCCATTTGTTGTAATACTAAGTAGTCGAATTGTGTCTTCCAAATCAGTAGGTGTAGTTCTTTACCTGTGTATTTCTTTATTCTCTACTTGCACTTGTCATCTTTACTACATTCATATACTCCATGTATCCTTAAATACCTATGCGTTATGCATAGTACTAGTAGTTCATTGTTTGCGAAGTGATGTGGATGTCCAAAATAGAGTTAAGGTCAATTTCCAACACTTCAGCCGTCGATTGAGCTCCTTCCATGAGTAATTACCAACGTGCTTCATCTTTTTTAATACCAGGAATATTTCAAGTCATATTGGTTTTACAAGCTAGCTAGACCTGATGTCTTGTTCCTCTTATCGTGGTCAACCCCACACACACCGTGGTCAATCCTGCAAGTCACCGTTACACAAGCCTGATGAGCTTGCTAGCTTGAGTTGACTATGCGTGGGGGCTAGCGGTTGCAAAAAAGTCCTTTCTACCAGGCTAAGTGGAAAACTATTGAAAGAGAATATTTTACATGCTGGATTCCTGTCTATTTATCTGGGATTTCAACCTCATAGATAGGGTGCTCTGATTTGGTAACCTCCATTGTGTGAATCATGGTTCCCAAATTCTCGACCTACTTAACTATAGTCCATATTTCACGAGGTCAATGCATCATCTAGAGAAGCTTGACCGATCGTACGACGTGCGGACGAATCCACCATGCCAACCATTGTGATTGATGAAATAGCTAGGCAACATAATGGAGaaagtgaagatttgcaaattaatCCATATGAAGGGTTTTGGAGTCTGCCCAAAACAtatgtatacatgtatcatttttggACGCACTAATTTCAGCCGAACTGAAAAATGGTAGATAAGGAAAAGACCTTGGGGACACAAAAACATGGATATGAATCCAGTCCGTGAATTAAGGAATTACTTAATTAATAGGACAGGAATCCAGCCCCGACCTCGCACCAGGAATTACTCCCATCGTATGCTCAAATTCTGCGCTCGCTCGCATAATTAAGGAAGGGTGCCTAATTTACAGGGCGTTTGTTTGTTTTCTCTAGGCAACTCACATAAGTAATCCATGAAACCAACCATCAAGCTACGAACCAAGAGCAGAGGAGAGAAAAGCCGAAAATTCTTTCCCGCTCAGCTTTTCCCTCGATGAAAATTCAAACCAGCCCCCCTCCTCTATAAATACAAGTCCATTATCATACACCGCGTGCGGGGATCGTGTGTGTGACTTGTGACTTTGGACGCACTAATTTCAGCTGACAAATGGTAAGATAATGAGAAGACCTTGGAGACACAAAAAAAACATGGATATGAATCTAGTCCGTGAATGAAGGAATTACTTGACAGGAATCCAACCCCTGACCTGCACCAGCAATTACTCCCATCGTATGCTCAAATTCTGTGCTCGCTCGCATATTTAAGGAAGGGTGCCTAATTTATGGGGCGTTTGTTTGTCTTCCCTAGGCAACTCACATCAGTAATCTATGAAACCGACCATCAAGCTACGAACCAAGAGGAGAGGAGAGAAGGACCGACACCTCATTCCCGCTCAGCATTTTCCCTTGATGAAAATTCAAACCAGCCTCCCTCTATAAATACAAGTCCATTGTCAAACACCGCGTGCGGGGATCGTGTGTGTGACTTGTGACTTTGGACTTTGGCGTCGGCGACGAGAAGAGATGAGATGGCCATGGCCGGCGAGAAGAAGCTCCTCTACACGTACATCCTCGTCGTCGACATGATCTCCTACCAAGAGACAGGGGGTGGCCGCAGGAGGCAATGGatcgccggccggccggccctAAAGAGGATTCGACCTTTCGTATGGTCACTCTTGCTCATCCTTCCTGTCTCTTCCGACCTGCAACTTATGTAGAATGTTTTGCCTGGGAAATGAAATACTAATAACTTTATCAGATGCATATTTATAATCTATCAGATGTGTTGTGTTATTTGCCTTCTTTTATCATATTCATTATTTCACTCCTGTTGACATGATGTATGGTTCAGTAGATTGATTAGTTTCATAGATTGTCAATCTATTAGCTTGGGCGCCGGCTACAAACCTTTTGATTGTCAATCTATTAGCTTGGGCGCCGGCTACAAACCTGCTTGACGTTTTGCTTCCCCTGCGAATTGGTTCGATTTTTCATTGGATTATGCCTGCTGCTCACTGAATTGGATTTTCTGTACTCATCGCTCAAGCAAGGAGGAACAACTTTAGCAGCCCATATTCACCAGCTTTAGCAAAGAAAGTAGACAAAGAGCATCcataactaaaataaaaaagcatTGGGATGAAGTGCCCCCTTGCCTTAAGCCACGGACATGCCAAATCATATGGCCGGGAATCCCATTGATGAGAATGTCAAATGCCGTGAATAAAAACATAGAGATCAAGCCCCTTCATTTATCCCGGAAACCCTTATTTTGAAGACCTTAAAGCAAAAATTGCGACtcgatccactacaacaaatccgATATATCGTGACGAGCTAAATTCAAAACGTCATGCAATAGCAATATACGTCACGGAAGACCCCTCTGTGACGTAGTTTGAGGGTCACAAGCATCGTCACGGAATCtccgtagcgggacttttgtttcttagttttcttttcctttttttggatgtgtgcatccgtagtgccattagggtggtacgttgttgcagaggctgggtgtaattggtatctcttgatattaatatattccctttatcgaaaaaaaatgagTTAGAGCGAACCAGGGAGTCCAACCCTTTCAATAAAGCCATTGCTTCTCTAGTTGAAACACTGATGATGTGCTGGAGAGGGCACGCCATCCCTGCAATAGCTTCTACTTTGTGGTTTCGAATTACCAACCAGCTGCACCCGAACCATCAAAATGATAGCTAGGATGCAGCCCATCACCGGTTTAGACCATTCAATTCTTTATGAACTGCCTTCGCCTTAGATGCCTCCCTCCTTGTGTAAGCATGCACATAGGTACTCCAAGCAGCGAGCCAAATTTTGATTTCATCAATTGAAGCCTAAAAATCTTCCTTGCAAGCTTTCCTGAAGTGTAGACCAAAATAAATAATTGGGAGCTTAATGGTCTAGCATTCAAAattctaccaatttacgtgagagCTCATAGCACCCCATATTCACCAGCTTTAGCAAagaaagtagaatcagcggtaacaaaatgatgactcttcatagcagcaatatcaagtttcctaggggccaatggcacatcattaggatcaagaggaagccttagatatgttaaaacgcgcagtgcaatagttcctccaaaaataggccccctgttagtcaggcggcgagcaataagagaaccaagatgataagatgtctgaccagtaagtgcaatattcaagaaagcaagatggtaactagaaatattgctagtgttctccctaccaagaatgctagtagcaatataatatgcaaaatacttaatggcggggagttgaatgtttcttatctcgccacgctgaatggtgcgacaatcatcatcggtaatccctcgataaagctccaacaagtcccgggggttgtcatcaatcctacttgctgtacctacaggggcaatatccaatgcatgacaaaaatcttccaatctcatagtaacaggattaccatatatcttgaatgcaactgtcggctcatattgcttgttgtggaacttgaagctctcgacgaagattttggtgagcatgtagtattgctccctttcatctcccacataggtggctaagcccgccctgttgacaatggtgaagaaatcctccaatatccctgcattcctcagaaaatcatagcatggaaaagacgaagcattaggagccccattgtcctcttcgggcgcgaagctaggcgcgatgatatcctcattgtacgatcgcctaatccgggtggcggccctagaaggcctcccggtgctggttgttcctttcttgaacaactctccaaagttgaacttcttcatctcttctctgaaattttcaacaagtgatataaaatttggtttggtgacatataatttgagggaaactaccataggaacttgctagagtactaatcatgcatcaaaactagtttctaccacttagaacaagcatgcaagctcactaaacatgttacctacagcagcaaaatattcaagatatactcaaccaaacaaaattctacttggatgggtggaggagtcacataccaaggagcaaatgtgccaaatttcagcaagaaatctgggctgagcaaagagatcgaaaaatctggagctcttgagcaaaacgcgagtgagaggaacctggtacgagtttttcgggagagagaaggtgctgggagaaagagatggcaaagtggggcaaggaggggcccacaccacagggtggcgcgccccctccttggccgcgccggctcgtGGTGTGGCACCTctcggtgccccacaggtcatcctctcggTGCTCccagtgcctcgtcgaaaaataggaccaacggtataatttttgtgaatttttgaaaactttgaaaaatgcacatttcgggtatttaatttattattaccgtcagaaaaattttgaaatctccaaataactaaggaaccttgcaaattaaaaatgctacagcaagtaagacaagtggggtgagaaagagatgttgtttaccgcctctatgcatataaaaagtatttgttaacaaggttgatcaagtcttgccaccaaataaatttttcatagcataagaacaaataaacctcaaatcgatcatgttaccttgaattgtattgatatggatccaatcacgagagtttgatattcttctttaggctcatatataggacaatcaatagttcccactttgatagttctcacattagaaatagtattaactccacacgctttctcaatcctcttgggaaaataaacggtatgctccctatcatcaacattgaaagtaacctttcctttattgcaatcaataacacatGATTACTGCCGGTCCCTCGTATCGCAGTAGTCCAAAGACGATGCGGGGCTCAAGCTCATCTGCCTCTATTATTAATTCGCGCCTCCgatcacaccaccaccaccacagcaTCCTTCACTGATAGTTTGCGACGAACCGACCACGTTGCGGGGCTCTATGTATCCTGCTCGCCGTCGTTTTCGCTGCGGCAGCGGCGGAGGAAACAGAGAAGCAGTCCTCATACACTGTGCACGTCGCGCACAAGCACGCGCCGCTGCTGCCAGGCCGCGGCGGACTGCTAGCCACCGGAGCGTAAGGCTCGCGTTCCTGCGTGACCACATCCCCGTGCACATGTCCGTCCCGGCGCCGAGGGTGCTCTACTCCTACTCCCACGCGGCGACGGGCTTCGCAGCGCGCCTCACGGGACGCCAGGCCGCACACCTAGCGTCCCAGCGTTCCGTCCTCGCCGTCGTCCCCGACgcgacgcttcagctccacacCACGCTGACGCCGTCTTTCCTCGGCCTCTCCTCTTCGTCCGGCTTGCTCCCGGCGTCCAACGGCGCCACGGACGTCGTCATCGGCGTCATGGACACCGGCGTGTACCCCATCGACCGGGCCTCATTCGCGGCGGACCCATCGGTGCCGCCACTTCCGCCTGGCAAGTTCAGAGGGAGCTGCATCTCAGCTCCGTCGTTCAATGCCTCCGCGTACTGCAACGGCAAGCTCGTCGGCGCCAAGGCCTTCTACGAGGGGTACGAGCTAGAACTTGGGCGTTCAATGAACGAGATGGAGGAGTCGAGGTCGCCGCTCGACACCAACGGCCATGGCACGCACACCGCGTCCACAGCCGCCGGATCCGCTGTGGCGGACGCGGCCTTGTACGGCTATGCCAGAGGGAAAGCCGTCGGCATGGCCCCGGGCGCGCGCATCGCGTCCTACAAGGTGTGCTGGAAATACGGGTGCATGACCTCTACGTAGAAGAGCTAGCGCAGCGTGGAATAGATGCCATAGAACAAGTGGTATTCTTCCAAGGAAGACCCAATAAAAGAAAATAATAacttttttaaacataaggcattacgcccagctttaaattaataaagccaccaaCGGCCAGAAAATAATAACTAGGCATGCTCATTATTTGGCACTACTGCAGAACAGAAAAGaagtcaaaaaagaaaaaaaaaaaaaaaagcttaccTTTGCTCTGGTTAAGGCAAATCATGCACATGTGGAGATCCTCAAGAAAAACTTGATGACACTTCCTACTATTGTAACTGAGCATCAAAGGGATCACAGACTCCAATGATAGACTTCTAGAGATTGCACGGCTATCTCCTTTGTGCTTAGGAATATCTGGACCTAATGTTATTTTGTTGTCGAACCCGAGGTGTGGCAAAGAAGAAGTGTGTATCCACTCAATCCATCGGTACACAACTTCTTCCCCCGGCAGGTCTGCCCAAACGGTGTCAAGCATCTCACAGAGCTGAGAAACACTAGGCCCGTCCATCCATTTAGCGGTGACCGTAAAATATGGGGGCTCTTTGCTTGGATAGGACTGCGGGAGCAAGCATGTCAATATTAGAGGGGGTAGGTGCTCAAAGCTGCAAGAATAGGAGAAGTCATCCCCTTTATCCTCCTCATGTTGTTCTAGACAATCATCAGGACATCCTCTGTCTTCTCCAATTCTATTGACTGGAGAAAACCTAGCGCACACTTCAGCGGCATTTTGCAATTCGTACCGTATGTAAATCTGGAATTAAagaaatttttaaaaaaaatcatcaaAACAAAGTTTTTATCGCCCAAACAAAACACTGATGGACAGTATAAGTAACCTGAAAATGGCGGAGCGCTCCTTTGTTTTCTAGTACAGCGAGATCGTCCCCGTATATTGCCTCCAGTGCCATCATCTGTAGTGAAGATCAAATGAGGAAGCAAAAATTAGCCATGCTAGTATCGTGAAGTATCAAATTGTACAATGAAGCAACGCTGTTGGCAAACCCTGAAGCGACGCAGTTCGTAATTCCAAAAGCAACGCCATCACAACCTCAAAAAgtcattttttttccttttttttacaGTATATGCGCAACTTATAAGGAAAATTAGCTAAACTTCGTTTCTTAGAAATTGAAATACGAGAATATCCCAGTTTTACAGTAAGTAATCTAATATCCACTCTATGCAGTTTTCAGCAGAACCTTCCAAAATAACAAATCAGACGCAGCGTCACGACCGTACGAATTGAGAAAATGCATTGCAACTTTTCGCTATAGCTCAGATCAAGATCATAGGTAAGATTAGTGATGAAAAATTCCAATTTTGATTTTGGTAGACCGACCTCGTCGTCCTGTCGCAGCAGGTTGTCCCGTATCTCATCTGCTTCTGCCTCGTTCTCGGCGCAAAGACGGAGTCCCGCGGCAGCCGCGGCCTCCTCCAGCCTCGAGTCCGCCTCAGCCGGCGCGACCCACGGGGAGTCGAGGTGGAGCTCGCCCTCCTCGGCGCCGCCATCAAAGGACACCGGTCCCGCCTCGCCTCTGCGGCGCGCGatgaggacgaggagggcgcCCGGGATGACGGTTCCGGGGAGGCGTTGCGGTGGGGTTCGACCGCTCGCGAGGTCGCGGCGGCGACGGAAGCTGCTGCCATGGCGGGAGCTCGGAGTTGCCGTTGAGTCGGGGTCAGTCCCTGATTCGGGGGAGCGGTGTCGATGCTGTTTCGGTTTTTTCGGCCGATCGTCCCCCGTTGCGTTTGTGTAGGTTTCCTGGGCCCTGTTTGGATGTATACGCAATTATACTTTTAGGTTTGTACCGAGTTGAAAACAAATTCAGTTTGAAAAACTTTATAAAAAAACTCGTGGTACGAGTTTCAACGGCAAGCTATGTACACGGGCGCCAAGGAGTTGGGTGAGCTGGCCCCAAATCTTACCCGCTACGCTACAGCTGTCACGTCCGCGATTGACTTGGTAATAATTGCGCGCGGGTTTCTTGACTTTCTTCCCACGTTTGTTCCGTTTCGGTGcaatcaaaagaaaagaaaaagagactgCGTTACGAAAAAATAGAGAAAGATGGTTGGGTTCAGCCGGCTGGTTCCGCGCACGGCCGATCGATGCATGGAAGGCACTATTTGGATGCCggcctcctttttctttttctttgttgaaGCGATACATTTTCGCGGAGTCCTACCACcctctccttttttttttcttcttcgccCAAACAAATAAATAGCGCGTGCACTCAGAATCGGCAAACAGCGTGCGCGCTATTTAGCATCGCCCTGGTTCGGTCACTGTTTGCTAtacttcttttcttttcttttctcccGCAAATaatatcaaaggaaaaaaaataatAAGACGCGCTCTTTTGTTTCTTCGCTCGCTCCCTGCACGCTAAACCAcaaaatcaaaggaaaaaaataACTACTTACTGTAAACACGGGCACGACGATACAGCGCACAGGTTCCCGTTTCCTTCCTTTTCATCCGTTTGCTTAATCCAATCAattcattattattattattcaaTCAAGCTTGACGCTTTTCCCCGCGGGTTTGGTTTTTTACTCTGCGCCACCCAAACTTGCCTCTTTAACTGCGTCGATTGATTTTCAAACTCGCCCAAGTACGTGCACCCCAGCGGCAGCTACTACTCGACTCCATTTATGATGTTTCAATCATTTTCTTTCTTGATCCATCCATCGATTCCACCATCTGTACGCAACGAATTCCTGATTGAACCAAACCTATTTTTTCTCTTCCTCCATCCATTTGCAAACTTGCTTTGCTTCTTTCAATCGCACCACCCACTAGCCAAACCTGCTACAAAAACAAATCGTCCAAACATATACGTACTACTAAATAAGTGTTAATAAGAAACGCCCAGGAAATGGAGGATTTATTTTTTCAACCGAGTACTAATAAGGTTGCAAACCGAGTACATACTATCAATTACAATCTCTGAAATAAGACTCTACAGTACAAGACTTGAAGCACTAATCTTTCTACATAAACACGGCACCAACAGCATCATCTCCAAGAAGCAGCAGAGCCTCACTCTCACCCACGCCGTCTTGTACTTGAACACCATTAAACTTTCGCAAATCTGTACAGCTCTTCAAAACTACACTCTTCCGACAGATGGATACCATTAAAACAACAAAGGGCATGTTTCAACAAGCAAAGCTTCAGCAAAACATTATGCCAGCAACACTAAACATTTTGTATACATGCTGCTCACATGGTACGTGTATATGCATTCATTTTGCATTTAAAAAGCCGAAACACAACAGGAACAGATTTGCTACATAGTTGCATGATCACTACGACCAAATTCAACCAGATTCAGCCAAGGCGGGCATCCTAACATGACAGGCAAGgacaaactgccaacacatacaaGCTCTTCTTCACACGGACGGTCCATAAAAACACCAAAGGCCCATGTTGCAACTCCCAGCCAAATTGTGTACATTTCGATACGTGGTCAGATCAAAATCTTTCCATGCCATTAAATGGTTATACATCACTCTGATACAACAGCCTGACCTGATGCATGGCATGCCAATAAACACTTCAAATAATCATGTTCATGACATAGGCTCAATGGTAGGAACCAGTAACTTACCTAAACCCATGGGCATCGAAGAAGAACGCCTACGATGCCAGCGCAAGCCAGCAAGGGCGGAGGTGGACGTCGCTGATGACATTGAGCTTACCTCCCTTCTGCTCCCCTCCCCCTCCGATATGCTATGAACCTGAAAAATATGTAACCCATACATGCAGGCTTCCTCTGCTGCCTACAAATTCAGTTTATTCAACAGGAGAAAAGAAACAATTTTTTGGAAGCTAGAGATGTACATGAGACTCTAATCCAAGATGTCCACACAAGATTTGTCCAATCCACCTACTGCTCGAGCTGCTCAATAGCCGATTAGCATAAGTGAACTTCCTAACataataaaattaacaagctactAAATCGACCTCCTGGCACGCCAAAGCAATAACATAAACAGCTGATTGCACTACACTGTCCACTTCAATAAAAAACAAACTTTGATCTTTTTTTCACCAACCTAAAGTTTCAGCTAATTAATTAGAGCAATTGGTGAGGAAACTAGTATATTAAACAATTGAAATTAGTTGACTAAATAGCTGCAGATAAGGAACAGTTTGCTAACACACAAAAAATCCATGCTTAATTTACTAAACTGAAACAACTCAAATCTCCTTATAAATTGTTCAAAATGCATATTTCACAAATGTTAACATAGACCTGCTTTGCATCTATCTGCAACCCAAAACGTGGAAAGGAGCTCTATTTCTGCTCGAACAAAAATCAAGATCTTGGGTGTACAGCTAGATTGTTCTCAGTAGCAGGCAAAAAAAAATCGACCTTTGGTGGCCGTGGTGGTCCTCGGGGATGAGCGCGGACGCGTCCACATGCCGCACGGCCATGGCCTAATTGCCGTCGGCGTCCCGGCCAAACGCCGGCGAACTGGCGCACGGCAAGGAGTCGGGCTCCAACGGCCATGCGCGCGACGCGGTCCGGCGAGCAAGCCAACCGCGCCGACGAGTTGGGGCGCCGCCGCCTCTCTCGTCGCGGGAGGGGACAGAGCGGGAAGGGGAGCGGAGAGGAAAATGGTGGGTAGGCTTAGGGTTCGATTGAATTTTTTTCTGGTCTAATAAATCAACTCCAGCCGATGATCTTCCAATTTGCCATAGAAGGAAGCAGAACGGGCCTCCTTGCTGCAGGTTGGCCGAATTTGGCTATGTACCCCGGCCCACATTTTCTCTATTTTCGCCTAGCTGATGCCTTGACAGCTTACATGCATACATGTCAGCCGGTTTGGAGTATGTAACTGGTTCTGGTTATCTTTTATTTGTTGTTGAAAAATTctgattttctttctttctttctttctctctctaGCTAGCAAGGCCACTCATGCATACTCACTCTTTGTTCATGGATAATCCTTGTGATCAAATGTAACAACGGGTACATATGCTCTAGCTTCTACTTTTTTTCCTTTAGCAAATGCAATAACATCCACTAATAATATTTCTTTCCATTTTTCCACTTTCACAAACGAATCAATCGTTTTTATTTTTCAAACACATAATTATTATCTTTTGACATCTATAGACCTCTTC
This region of Lolium perenne isolate Kyuss_39 chromosome 2, Kyuss_2.0, whole genome shotgun sequence genomic DNA includes:
- the LOC127323182 gene encoding subtilisin-like protease SBT1.4; translation: MSVPAPRVLYSYSHAATGFAARLTGRQAAHLASQRSVLAVVPDATLQLHTTLTPSFLGLSSSSGLLPASNGATDVVIGVMDTGVYPIDRASFAADPSVPPLPPGKFRGSCISAPSFNASAYCNGKLVGAKAFYEGYELELGRSMNEMEESRSPLDTNGHGTHTASTAAGSAVADAALYGYARGKAVGMAPGARIASYKVCWKYGCMTST